DNA from Alnus glutinosa chromosome 2, dhAlnGlut1.1, whole genome shotgun sequence:
attcaaaatctaatggtgatCCATCCAAAATCGAATGATGATTTTCAATGCCACGTCAAAGAGTTAACaaaatcttttcctttttcttggtTACTTTTCTTGTTGAGCAATGCTATTCTTCACACCTATTTATTATACCGGCTGACGATAtgtattttaagtgactttcGATATCAGCCACttaaataaaagataataataataataaaaaaaaaaagataaaagaaaacctACTTAAAACTAATTGATATGTCAGTCTGTATAAAATAGgtgtgaagagtaacattattCTTTCTTGATTAAAGAAATAGGATATATAAAACTACTATTATCACAAAAGAGTTATTCAATAGTATTTTCACTGGCACGTTGCCGGCCACGTCAAAGAATTTAGACTTGAAAGTGGAAGCATTTCTCTTACGTACCAGAATTGTATATAGTTGAATAATTGATATCCTAACTTTGCTTATGGATTGCTAATTTACAGGGGCCTTATGCATCTTCATTTGTTCCCAACTTATACAACATGTCCATAAGAGTACTGTGCAATGCAAATACATCCGAAGGATTCATTCCGTCGAAAGATGTTTCATATCCAGAAATCCATCTCGTAACCGGGCAAGTTCAGGGACTTCTCGGCGGACCGTCGCCGTCCGGCCGACCCATTCTAGCCTTCTTTGCAGGCGGCCTTCACGGCCACATCAGACACGTGCTTATGGAGCATTGGAAAGAGAAAGACGAAGATGTGAAGGTCTACGAACATCTTCCCAAGCGAGAAGACTACAACTCAATGCTGAAGAAGAGCAAGTACTGCTTATGCCCGAGCGGGTACGAAGTAGCGAGCCCAAGAGTTGTGGAAGCAATCTACGCGGAGTGTGTGCCGGTGTTGATCTCCAACGGCTATATTCCGCCGTTCAGCGATGTTCTGAACTGGGATTCGTTTTCCGTCCGAGTGAAGGTGAAGGACATTGCGAACATGAAGAAGATACTCACGAGCATCTCTCCAAATCAGTACAAAAGGCTGCAGAGGAGGGTGAAGCAGGTGCAAAGGCATTTTGTGGTGAATGGGCCTCCAAAAAGATTCGATATCTTTCACATGACTGTTCACTCTATTTGGCTTAGGAGGTTGAACATCCGCCTTTAGGTTATtgcatatatataactatataagcaAATAttgttcaattaatttttctcattttttaagaaagaaaataaatttactaGCAAAAGTTCATCACGATTGTTTGCTAATCGCTTTTATGAGTGTGTAAAGAGTCTTCTCACTAGCTCATGATGGGCTTATTGTGATATACATGATAATCTTTAGATGGTGAAGCTGGATTATGAACAGTTTGTTAAATCAATTGATTTTTagatgagaaatgttacacAAACTCTTTAACGTAAcactaaaaatcatcattagattttGGATGAATCAATAGATCACTATGAATTTTGGATCAAAAGATAATACTACTCGCCTGTATCCTAAAGAGACGACAACACTCTTCTTTTGTAacactaattaaaataaataaattatactACGctcccccaaattaccacccaaTTTGCACTCGCacctttaaattttgactaattGCAACTCGCCCCTACGAACTACTATTTTGTTCCGATGTGCTACGTAGGTCAAATTATTGAGCCGTTAAATGTGGATGGAAAACACGTCTCATGCGTGGGGCAAGTTGCAGTGAGTCAAAGTTTAGAAGTGTGAGTACAAGTTGGATGATAATTTGGGGggcaaattgtaattttatcttATTGCGTATATATGACTTTGTGTCAAGTGAAACTCACGTGCGATGGTTTATGTCCAATAGAGTCGATTGTAATGATCAAGCATTGGAGTTCTCGTTAGTGGCCCAAAAAAGATGAGGGAGGAAGTTGCTGCTATTTGTCCATCTGGTTCGGCAAATAACCTACATTTCGACTCTATCTGCTTTCGTTGGTTGCATGAATGTAAGCTTTGTGTTTCTCTCCCCAGATTCAAAGCAAGCCACACTTAAAATTGTCCTTAAAAATAGACGTTCCCCTTACTAAAACATTGCTTTGAAAGAACGGCAACGTTCTGATATACAaacaaatttcttaaatttgttaaaCATTACAACTTAATGGAACTCGGCcaataaaaattcataaagaATAAAGGTTCATCCACTGCGACATGCTCAAACTCCATTAGGTCAGCCAGCCGCCTTAATGGGTCGAACAAGCGTGTCGACAACATAACGACGCATTACCACACGCAGTCGCCAAGCCGTgagcaaaaacacatacacaaCATACCAAAAGAATTGACTAATATTGAATTGCATCTGAAGTTAAAATCTATGAAACCAGTTAAACTGCTAGCAAAGAAAGATGGAAAGGGCTAAACTCCGAAGAGAGCATAAATGTAATGGGAAACTAAATATATCCCCTTACTTGAAAAAGATAGTCCACATGTTACAAGTCCATCAGAGATGGGGGGTAAGTACACATGAAATCAGAATCAATACAAGCAAATACATCTATAGCATCCAAAAATGAACGGAGCAATAGGAACAAAATATtatgtgaaagaagaaaaattgaatagaatatAATAAATGGATTTCAAGTGAACCTTGAATCCATCTATGTGACACTGGGGCAAGCCATGAAGAACCTGATACCGAGGAACTGTAGACTTTTATgtacacactctctctctctctctcgctctccacCGATAACCTAATAGGATTATGAAATTTAAGATGACCAAATCCTCGAATCATGAACTGGTGCCAAGTGGTCTCGCCCACCAAAAATGCAATGAAAATATGAGCCATCAACCAACATCAAATCAGCCATTTATTAATACTTGTAGCCAGAAGAACCAGACGGTGGTGGTGGAGGCGGCATCCGATTAGGAGTACGCCGGCTGCCGGAGTTTGAACCAGAGTTCACATCCCCATTTTGTGCTGGATCGCTGTGATGTCGACTGTGACCGTTGGATCCAGACCTAGAATAATCACCGTATGAATTGTAGTCAACAGAGCCATTAGCAGCTGCATCAAATGCAGATCTCCAGTCATCACCAGATGAACCATTGGTTCTAGGGCTGCTTTCTGAAATAGGTAACAGAAATTTATGTCATAAAACAATTCAGGAGAAAAATAACATTAAGATCAACATTAAGAGACTGCAGAGACTTCAAATAGCATCCCTATTGGGGGGAAAAACAATTaaacacaaatataaaaattctatatcctcctACGCAATGTCGAGACCTTGCTCTTACAGATCAACTGGTGAAAGGGGGATATGGAACAAGTTGAAACACCCTCAATTCAAGCTGCGCACAAGAGGCCTCTTGTGCCCCTGAAGATCTGTCTGGCGGGCAGCCCCGCAGATCAACACCATGGAGACTAATTTCAGAAGCtttgttgttcttttttctttttttgtagaaACACTTCTCAgttcgttttttaaaaatactaaaaattgtACCAAACGAATTTTCTTTTGTGGACCCCATATACAACTAttttcaaacccaaaacacttatCAAAACCTTACCAAACCAACCCTATGTTTCCATCTCCAGATTGATTTCTCCACAAACATTTATGTTACAAAAAAAGTTGACTCCAGTTTTAGTTCATGGTATAATGTAAATGAATTTGATTTAGCCATTGTTCATAAAAAGCAGACATTTGTAAGTGTTTTGAGATGGTGAACAGCATAAACCAGTAATCTTTTGCGTTCAGaccagcgagagagagagagaaagaacttTTTTTAAGTACATACCTGCACCGCCACCATTAGACCAGCTGGAGGCAGCAGAAGCTCGGTTGTCGTGAATGCTGAGTTGGCGTGTTAGTTTTGAAAGGAGAGAAGATTGTTTTTGGCAGCGCTCCCTCTTACGCTTTACATTCTGGTCCTCTTGAAGCAGCTCTTCAATCCTTGCTGTACTTTGTGCGCTGCCCATGAGCAATAATAAACATGATcaagtaaaaaattttgttCTCAAATGAACTAAAAGACTGTACAATTAGTAGCCACATACTGCAGGAGAGTATGAAGCACATTCACCAGACAGAGTTAGAGAACAAGAAGGCAACCTCTCAGCTCTTCTTGGACAAGCACAAGcttgaaaaaaaatcatagtagTGAACATAAACAACAAATGTGGAGTAAATAGAGAAGCATTAAACCTGATGGAGCTATACAACTGGTTTAGCATGTCTTCCTTGGCTTTCTCGACTTGGCAAAGAACAACTGCCTGCTCAACAAGTTAATCCCAAATGTATTCTATCACTTCACAAATTGACTGTGAGgatgaaaaatgcaaagttgaTAATAAAAGCTTACTTTAGGGACATTAGCAGCCAAACTGTTCAAAACTGCTTCAACATAACCACGTACTTCTTGAGACATCCACCGAAGCTCTTCTTCCGGATCAGCAGGTTTTCGAGCCATCATATCCTTTAAGAGTGGGGGAGGGACAGAAAGAATACTAAGTAAACAACAATTTGGTGCAATAACATTTATGAATTGCTAAAGCAAAATAGAGGTTAGCAGGTGGTTCCATCAAAATTACAATGGGAAATTAACATTTAAGGAAATTCCAATGGCCAAAAATAAATCCCGAAGCAAGAAAAGTAGAGTGCAAATTTGACATTGATGCCAATAAACTGAAGAAAATGgcagaaacccaaaaaaattgttaaaataaagaaagaagttaTACAAACAGCCATCAGTTGCTACATGAAAGAACTTGCATAATAGCAGCCATAAGTTAGTAACTCACCAGAGAACCATCAGAAAGACTTTGTCGCATACCACCTTCATTGGATGCACCCTTCAATTGTCCTCCTTTAGAAGGTTGAATAACACTTCTTATCTTATTCATCCATTCAATCTTATCGGTCATACTCTCAGCCTTCAAAAAAACAGCGCTATGGGCTGCAAGATAATTGGAGATTGCATTGAAAATAGGCTTGCAaactcaaaataacaaaaatgggGGGTGAGGCAATGTCCACATCAAAGAAACTACATTGATCAAAGGAAATGGCATACCTTTCAAAACGGTTTTGTATGGAACCTTGCTAGTGATCTTGAACACAAGACTGGGTGCTTTTCCAGAATCTGGTCCATTAGCCTTCTTATCCTTTGAACTCTTTGGTGGAGGTTCTTCCTCATCTGAGGCCTCTTCAATAATACATTCCTgcataataattatataagttGGGTCATCGTGCTATTAGTATGATGTACCATAacaaatgattttttgaagtttagaCTACCCTTCACGGGCGTGGGTAGGCATGTATAAGCTGTGTGTATGTGTAAATGTAGTTCATCCATAAATCAATCAAGATGAAAATGCTAATAGGCATTGTCTACCCAACCAAAAGATGAGCAGGCTTATGAGATATGTCCAATTCTACTATtagaatactaattaaataatttaattcaccgtttcttatcaacttaaatttttttataaatggcaagagagattcgaactagtgacctcttctttatgaggcgtggtcctTAGCCGATTGAACAACCCGCTTAGAGTTGATAATTGATGAActaacatagtatcagagcagATCCGTAATTCACCTccccttttaattaaatatttcgtGTACTATGCCTCATTTCTTGAAGGGGTATTTTAGCGCACAACTAAATGGaagtattaatatattaattaaatttattgtttccTATTATAGCTTAATCTTTTGAGATAACTGGCAATGTAACACTACAATACCATCTACGATGTCATTTGTATTTCTAAGAGCAATTGATTTTCTAGAAACAACTTTGACGTTTAAATAGAAGTAGATTATCAGGAGACCCAATGTGTTCCACAATTTTACTCTATGGAAGATAGCCAacatgagattttttttctgATAAGTTATTGGCCTCAAAGGGAGGAAatgggagattcgaactagcgATTTCCACTTCATGAGCTATCCCTTGGGGTTATTGTCAACAGGAGATTTGACTTACTTCTCTCATTATTAtgattaaaaaatgaaaaaacaaccTCAAACTTGGGATTCCCAATGAACATAGTAAAGTCAAACCGTTCTAGGCATCAATTTCCCTTAGTATTTCCATGTTAAAAAAATCCAATTGCTTTCAGTTTATATGAGCAAAACTCAATAGCCACAATAAGTGTTTAAAAGATACTTTCACTTTTACAAGAACATTTTTGCCTAGAACTTTTTTGTcatggccatcttatcaaatgCGAATTGAGCATTTAGAAAGATACAAtcttttatattaatttgtttaataacCTGAGGTttacatattaaatattttagatGCCCAACATTGCAGAGCAATAATAAACGATACAGGTATGGCTTTTTAGCTAAGTGAAACCCCATATCTGCTCACtacatcaaataaattttgtatttcatgTACATAatagattttctgaaatttggACCCTAGACAAAACTGGTTGCAGACCTTCAACCCCACAATCCCATACCATAAGGAAAGAATGAATATGCCCAGTTAAAAGATCGGGAGAAAGCTCTCGCCACAACACCCTCCCCGTAATTAAACACATACACCAGAATTTATGTGCTCATGTCTGAATCCACAATTTAATACCCCAAGAATCGTTTATGCATCctgcccagctttatcaaggaTGATAGAATTCTAAACAGTAAAAAGGATTCCCAATAATTTCGGAAACAAACTTACTAATCTCAGATCTGAAACTACACAAGTATCAACAGTTTTCCTTACCTCCAAAGTGATAACTCCGCGAAAATCTCGTTGTTCTAGCTTTTTAGTGTAACCAAGCTGTAGAATAAAGGAGAGGTCAAAGTAAATCCTACAgatcacaattacaataatggAAGTAGCTGCATAAGCAATGACTAAGTGTATTATATTACAAGAGTTCACATGTCTAGATACAATAGAACCCCAATTTGTACATGTAAGTTTGAATTTGGCAGGCTTGGAACAAACGTTACAAACCTTTCCAGTCTTCGCATTCAAAACAAACCACCGCCGGCTCCATCCATTAGTTTTTGCACTTTTCTTTAACATATAACCtgcagaaaataaaacaagatatGCACAGTTAATCAAATGCCACTTTCCAACGAAGTTGCGCTATGGCTCAAATAAGTCATTAAGTTCTCGAGTTATATGGTCATAGTTGCCCCCAAAAGCCAACATGACCACCAGAAACAGCTATTGTAATTGCCCCAAGAATTCTATTTCGGCACAAAATGCACTTCCTacacacaaaagaaaaatgccCCATAAAAAGGACCTAGAGCTAGTACCGCTGCATAAGAACATCATTTTACCCAGAAGAAATTATTTAGCTAAATGCTTaagtaattttcataacatGAAACATTTTAACAATGTAATAAATGTTATGTGACCAATGTCATAAATGTTATGTGACTAAACCAGCTTCAATCTCCATAACCAACATGTTTTCCcctttttaatattaaaattaggAGAGGAAGGGGTATGGCTTCCAGATCCCAGAACTCAATGACACCATGAATCAATGAACATGCTCCAAAGATAATTGTCCCATGGATTTCCTCTCATTCTTGTATCATCGATCAATAAgaagattttaattttcaaagacAACTGTCCCATGGATTTTCCTCCCATTCTTTTATCATGGATCAATATGGAGATTTTCATTCTGTGTACGCTCTTCCACTATTTTTTGTAACAAAGAAATTAGGAAGAGTATCAAAGACTAGTAATGATGGATTTTGGAACCCTAGTATCCAGATTCTCGTAAGTAGAACCTAGTAGCATAATGTGTATGTAATTTGCAAACAAACCTGCTGTTATTTCTCCTTCAGAACCTGCAGTCTTTAAACCCGAACCCTCCTGTACTTCTTTCTCTGCCTGGCCAGGTTTTTCCTTCATTGATTTCAAACTTCCACCAGTTTGCTGACCACCTGTTTGAGGACTAGTTGCCTGGGGCatggaaacaaaaaaattacaatgagCAAAGCAtactaagaaggaaaaaaataagtGAATTAACAAGCTATATAGTTAAGGAAAGAAAGAGCAACAAAATCCACTCAATATACTTGTTCTTCTAAAACACGTATccaatttttttggtaagtacaACTCATATCCAATTAATATCAGAGAAAAGGGATCTCCTACCCTGTTTAGTATTCCTTGCTCTGCCTCTTGTCCTTTTTTTGAGGATCGAGTTTTTAGCTCCTCCTCTCGGCGCTGTCTCTCCATCCTACAGGATAAATTAACAAATCAACCAAATAAGCTGCAGGTAAATATTGGAAAAGAATAACAAATCATTTCATACATAAGCAACAATGACACAGCTGTAAAAGTATCTTCCTCAATAAATTATGCAAAACAGAAATAGGCATGCCACCTGgcaaatttttagattttaacaACAATTTTACACAAATTTGCAAGCAATTAACCAATGCTAAACATGTTATAATCTGAAACCAAATGCTATATAACATGTTAAAATCTGAAACCATATGCTACAAAACATATTTTCAGGTGGAAAAAACAAACATTACCTCCTTTGCACCAAACGGATAAAATGTTGGGGGGGCACAAAAGCTCGCTCCATATCAACTAGTGCAACAACCATTTTCTTTGCTTCACTCTTAAACGCATCTAAGGCAGCACTTGCAATGGTCACAACCTTGTACAAGATTAAGATTGTGTAAATTTCACaagacaataaaaataaaaaagaagtgaaTTTAACCACAGACttgtagtaataaaattaaacagaataatataaaaaaagaaaaagttaaagagGAAAACTTTGACAAGAAACCAACGCCCCATACCTCTCTCTTGAAAGGAGGGTATCTTCCAAGACCTGGTGTAGCATTTGCCGCAGCAGAAACTATATCTACCAGAACACGGTGTACCTAATTTACCAGTCAGCAATCAATTAATAAGGAAGTGATCAGAGtttacaataataaaaaataaatagtatacAGGAGTGCATAGAATGCATGTATTAACTGAGGACAagctatttgaaatcaaatatcTAAAAACACTTCTTGTTCCAAAAGTTTATTCATCATCTACTACGTGAAGGCAGATTGGAAAGCCCAAGAAATGTTAGCGTCTTTTATAAAACAAGGACATGTAGTGTTCTACGGCCCACCTCCAGCCTTCAACAGTAGTTATAAACAAGGACATGTAGTGTTCTACGGTCATCAAGCCTTCAACAGTAATTACATAGCAGAAAACGAGACTTGGAAAGCCCACTAAAGATCATAAGTTAGAATCTAGATGGTCTACCTTTATGAACAAATAGAGTAATGAAGCTACAAGAAATTCAAATTATACTACAGCAAAAGGCACTAAACACCTAGATTTACCTCATCAACACAAAGCCGTGATGGTTCTTTTGCAAGCTCCAAGACACCTTTAATTAAGGATCTTAAACCCTTTTCAGGGGATATGAGATATGGCTGATAACCATCCGCTTCCAACACAATCtaatacaaaatttgaaaatgaaaaggtCATAGAAAGACCCAAAAAGAAACCTTgaaaccaaggcaagatattcTTCAGTAAGGAAATTGGGAGAAAGAGAAGACAAAGTATACCCTCTTGACATTGTTGATATCAAAATGTCTGTCCAAAGGAAGCTGCTTGATTCTATTTGGAAAGTTCCCCTCGAAACTGGCAACAATTTTCCAACCAGAACCCtgcaaaaaaaattagtttcagCAACCGCTAGGACTCATGAATCAAGAAACTGAATGGcaattaaaagaataataatattcatGATCATCATAAGAATATAATTAGCTGCTGAATGCTGCAACTAGTTTCAGTAACTCTAAAAAATGAGGCAATTGTTACTGCCAAAGGCTATCCAATTTTAAGAGCAGAGTCACCATGTGAACAAAGCTGGTGAAAGAACCAGATGAAATTGACAAATGGATTACtttaaccaaaaacaaaagtaCTTGAAGCAAAATGACATATCTTACACAGAGCTTCATGAGGAAAAATACAGGAAAAGTGGAAGAGGAATTGATGAAAATCAAACGGTAGTAAAATCGATTTTGATCCACCCATCTTACATTAGCGCACCTATGTACCACAAAATTGTCTTCATACCACATACATGGTCTTC
Protein-coding regions in this window:
- the LOC133860421 gene encoding probable glycosyltransferase At5g03795; protein product: MPSSDNPPLCSSHRPSPFCLVLLFLVPLSSLWAWRVGSCPLPGIEEKPERHRGLGRIEASLGRARLAIKEAGRALQNLTSTYDDPDYVPRGPIYRNANAFHRSYLEMERIFKIYVYEEGEAPLFHYGPCKSIYSTEGSFIHEIETAGNMYRSRDPSKAHVYFLPFSVVEMVQYLFLLNSNDMNLIGNTVADYVNVIANTHPFWNRSLGADHVMLSCHDWGPYASSFVPNLYNMSIRVLCNANTSEGFIPSKDVSYPEIHLVTGQVQGLLGGPSPSGRPILAFFAGGLHGHIRHVLMEHWKEKDEDVKVYEHLPKREDYNSMLKKSKYCLCPSGYEVASPRVVEAIYAECVPVLISNGYIPPFSDVLNWDSFSVRVKVKDIANMKKILTSISPNQYKRLQRRVKQVQRHFVVNGPPKRFDIFHMTVHSIWLRRLNIRL
- the LOC133862054 gene encoding dynamin-2A-like: MEAIEELTQLSESMRQASALLADEDVDESSSSGSSRRASTFLNVVALGNVGAGKSAVLNSLIGHPVLPTGENGATRAPISIDLQRDGSLSSKSIILQIDNKSQQVSASALRHSLQDRLSKGLSGKTRDEIYLKLRTSTAPPLKLIDLPGLDQRIMDESMVSEYAELSDAILLVIVPAAQAPEIASSRALRIVKEFDGDGTRTIGVISKIDQAASDQKSLAAVQALLLNQGPSRTSDIPWVALIGQSVSIASAQSGSIGSESSLETAWKAESESLKSILTGAPQSKLGRIALVDALAQQIRKRMKVRLPNLLSGLQGKSQIVQDELVRLGEQMVQSSEGTRALALELCREFEDKFLLHVTSGEGSGWKIVASFEGNFPNRIKQLPLDRHFDINNVKRIVLEADGYQPYLISPEKGLRSLIKGVLELAKEPSRLCVDEVHRVLVDIVSAAANATPGLGRYPPFKREVVTIASAALDAFKSEAKKMVVALVDMERAFVPPQHFIRLVQRRMERQRREEELKTRSSKKGQEAEQGILNRATSPQTGGQQTGGSLKSMKEKPGQAEKEVQEGSGLKTAGSEGEITAGYMLKKSAKTNGWSRRWFVLNAKTGKLGYTKKLEQRDFRGVITLEECIIEEASDEEEPPPKSSKDKKANGPDSGKAPSLVFKITSKVPYKTVLKAHSAVFLKAESMTDKIEWMNKIRSVIQPSKGGQLKGASNEGGMRQSLSDGSLDMMARKPADPEEELRWMSQEVRGYVEAVLNSLAANVPKAVVLCQVEKAKEDMLNQLYSSISAQSTARIEELLQEDQNVKRKRERCQKQSSLLSKLTRQLSIHDNRASAASSWSNGGGAESSPRTNGSSGDDWRSAFDAAANGSVDYNSYGDYSRSGSNGHSRHHSDPAQNGDVNSGSNSGSRRTPNRMPPPPPPSGSSGYKY